The Nematostella vectensis chromosome 6, jaNemVect1.1, whole genome shotgun sequence region agggaggggggggatttGTGGAGGGCAAGGGACTAAATTTCGTAGGGATCTACAGAACCTGAAACCCAACACAATGTGCAAGGATACCGGGGCGACCTTCTTTCCGCCACCCGGCTATAATGAAACGGAAGCTTTAAGGCTAAACTGGGAGACATGTAGCGTGCGACATCCTGGTTCTACCATCCCGAAAATCATTGAAGCGCGCTCCAAATCTTGTAGCAGCCACAAAGAAATGTCTCTCGCATAGCTGAGAAACATTTTCGTGTCGCGCTCTACAAAATTTGTCACGCACTACATGATTTTGGTAGTGACTAAACTAGGAAACATTCAGGAGACATGTCGCACACTAGACGGTGTGCTAGTTAAGCGAccatatatttcttttttttacattgacGTTATAACACGGCCCTGATGAGGTAAAACGGGGACCGTTGTACGGCTGTATTTTAGGCCGGGAACTGGATTTGAGAAGGCGAGGCAAATTTGCTTTCACTGCATTTCCCAGCGCAaaccacagggtgaccatggAAAATATACACTGACTATTGTACTTCTAGTAATACCTTTATTATACATACATTTTACTTGTAAAGAAACCCACTTCAGTCTGCCTGTCTTCAAACTAGCGGTAAATGCCGATCGTTTTTGTATGAAACACTTTTTACAACCCTCCACAGTTGCCGTGACTGTTCGACTAATAATTTAGGCGGAGAGGAAAACATTACCTCCCTGAGGAACATTATACCTTTGACATCACGTGATTATCACATACCAAAACACTTCCTGATTTACACAGGATAATAAAAACGGCTAAGAATAAATCAAGAAAATTGTCGGACGTCTCGTTTTGTTCTATTGTTTATGTTTTAAATGATTTATTTTCAACCAACTGCCCAAGCGCAGCCCTGCTCTCGGATCGCCATTCCTCAGGCCCTTTAGGCTGTAAGAAAGGCTGCTATAAAGTCCATATGATACATGGCGGGCCATTTAAGTTGGGCGCGCGTCGCATATATACAATGATGGCATCTGTATGCTAGGCGCTTAATTGCGCACATTTTATATGTCGTTCAGTTGTTCGTAGTCGATATATCTGCAGCGCAAGACATCAAGAATTAGTTGTCAGCGTTAGCCATAGTATTCGGAATAACCAAggctacccccctcccccacctgCCTGGGAATTACATATAACTAGGGATAGGTGCTTTTCATATTAAATTTGAATCAAGCTCTGCACCCCCACGCTTTCCATAAGACTAAACCATCCGAAAATCCTGTTCTAAAATGGTGACTGTCAAAAAGCCTGTGTTAAAAGAATCTCGACTTACCTTTTAGTAAGCGTTGAAAGAATCTCTGTAGACTTTGAAACCATCGCCTAAAGAGCCATCGGGGGTCGTCTCCTTCTGTAGTATGGAAGCATCGTCCGATCCACCGTTAACCATAAAATGGGCGACCACCTTGGGCATCGTGCTAGGATTACCGGGGACATAGCCTTCTCTAGAAATGGAGAACGTTCAACATTGTTAGAGATGAGAGACGCGCTAGGCGCAGGGGGTGCGAGCAACGGCCTACCTTCGGTTCTCAGTAGGCGTGCTCTTTTGTAAattaaactataaagcataagctagatcactctggtttgTAGCCAAATTCGACATTAAACGTTCCGTAGAGATACTCCAAAGGCAAAAAACATCTATCTGTTTTCTTtcggggtggtcagatttttatcagagaacacaccccccccccccccccttcggaaaaattaggtccactttatCGGATtccgctccccccccccccccccccccccccaagaaaaatcctgggtacgggcctggaccGTTCGGTCAAATGAGACTGCGATCGTGTGCGGAAATATGAAAACCAGCTTGCAGTATattgctattttttatttctcttgttGAGGTGTCCTGTGTGTACTTCAATTCAaggaaacattaaaaaagctCCAATATGAAACGGGCGTTCTGATATATTTTATACCAGAACCTCTCGTTTTACATGGGTCTTTCGAACGATCTAGGTTTTTTTATTCTGGATTTAATAACTTGATATTTAGAGGTGTCCGAACATTAGTGCCGTCCGTGACTAGTATTCTATACGTACCTGAAGTAGATGTTTGATACCACTGGCTCTTGGATTGATCCACCATTTCGGCCGTAGTAGTTTCTTAACGCCGCTTTGACCTACGCGTCATAAAAATACGAAATGAATATTTCTGTGATGCCAACTGAAATGCGTCATTGACTTCATCTGAGACTaaaaatgacaataataatcaaCAACTAAAACGCAAAATTTGTATCatttttaacatatttttgtACCCGCTTGcgtgaaaatgtttttaatgcctcttaaaataacaaagattattttatgcttttgaaGGGCTTATGTACCTTGCAGGCGCGGAGAGGAATGGTGACATGTTGGTAATAGGAAGGAGTTCTTCTTATTGTAGCATGCCCCCCCCGTTTTTTAATTTGAATGAAATAGGTAGAAGGGGGTtgtgcctccccccccccccccccgacgtTTTTTTATGCCTGTTGTTACGGCCCTGTGGATTGAATTCACAGTGGTTCAAGCTGTTTTGATTTGCTTCCGATCTCTTTTATATTAATATTCACGGGAAAAAACTCACAGCCGCCACGAGGTTTCCTGCCAGCAGCTTGTAACCGGCGGAGTTCTCATCGAGAAACTTGTCAGGGTCCCATGTCTGCATCAGTTTAACGGTGATCTCACCTGAAAGTCAAATTGATTTGGGAAGTAGCTAGGGCCCGGGATTATAAGGGCCGCAGTTACAAACGTCGAGTCAAAGATGCACATATAGAAAAGTAACGCAGTTTATTAGTATATATTTTAATTAGTAGAGGCACGTATTGACGGCTTCATACAATGATAGTTCGAATGAGCGAGGAATCTTTTTAAGCATGGTTATCGCACTGAGATTTAAGTAAGCACCAATTTGTCCTCGTGTGGATATGAGAGCTGAATGATGGTTCTCCATTAGGGCTTACGCTGAGATATTTTTGGTACTGAGGGATAAGATTTGCTTATTCCAAAATCCAAAACATTTGAATCATTTCGGTACTCTTTTGAAATGGCCGTGTTGGGTATGAGGAAGTGATTACTTGCACTATTCACTTACCAGGATTAGGATTGTAAGCAATTGGTGGGGCcgctgggggtgggggtgagcCTTGGGGTGCGCAAGGATTCATGCAGGGATTCGTCATCATGGGATCGCAGCATGAGGGGTCACCGCCCATTTGCATGGGTGGGACCATTTGCATGGGTGGGGCCATTTGCATGTCGGGTGCCTGGCCGTACATGGGATACGGGGGAGGGGCCATCATGGGCTGTTGCATTGCGAATGGGTCTGGCTGCATCATTCCCATGGGCGCGCCGCATGGATTGTCGCACCCTGGGCCAGGGTCGCAGCATCTTTTCTTTGGTGGAGAAGCTGGGAACAAAGAAAGGGTTAAGTATGACTTTTAAGCAAAAGTTCTGATATCGCGAAGCCTAAACTAAGTCGGCCCACGAGATACCCGAAACTCCTTGCGCAAACTAGGTGCGTAACACGAAGCTCACAACGCACAAGGATCTGAGGAGATTTCGTCCCCAAAATTGATGAGCTAATATCTACTGCTCCCTTATTTGCTCTGTATTGGAGTGTGCTCCTTATGGATGTCCCACCCTTATTGGACGTCCCCTCCCCTAAGTaccttgtatttttctttgagAATGTACAAAAAGGTAGGGGTTGATTATAATATTTCGGGCCTGGAGTTGGAATTAGGCCGAGCCCCCTACGTCACGCAGCCTTCGCACGTCACGCACTCTCCTTCAAGTGAAATCGAATGCCAAACTACGCTGGCTAAGATTCTATTTGTATAGTCCATAAACTCACCATTTGTAAATGCGAAGAGTGCTATACACACTAGTAAAGATAAGGCTAGCCTCATGTCCACGTCAATGGCCTacacaagaaataaaaacaccaaGTTAATGATAAAGTTCCTCGTTCTGTTTGGGATCCCTGTAGCTGTTTTTTATGCAAGATGGACTGGGGAGAATGTACCCAAAGTGCTTTGAGAGTGTTTTGGATCATCacacacaggaatcccgaagcACACAGGATTCCTGAACAGAACCCCAGGGACTATAGGCTGTCACAAAAAACTATGTATTCGTAAAATTATGCATTAAAGGCCATTCATATATGGGACTGGCATCGTTGGAGTTAATAATATCTATTAACTTACGAATAATTAACGCCTGTATATCTTTCAGCCGTACACATGTCATTTGACATTGCCATCAGCACTGAGAGCGTTTTTTTGAAATATGTACTGTCAAGAGAGCATATctttatgctctcttggtacTGTATGTTGACAATAATTtgcctttcttttttccaaaacAAATGTAGTTAATATATGAGGAGtcgctgggggggggggggcattttTTTCGACTGAAACAAGTCAAATACTATGacttatttctttttcgttTTCCAATATGATATTACCATTGTGAGCCCCTCTATTTTTCAACATGCTCCGCGTTCCCTAATACACTCaaacacgaacgcgcgctataaaagggatcgCTCCGCCCTCTTTTTCGCAAGCTCTCGCGCAAGTCGTCGCCATTCAAAGCTAGACTTCATTTGAGTGCGGACCTCTGAAACTGCCAAAAGAAAACATAGCAGAAAGTATAAAGCTGTACGACAAACTACGACAAAAGAATGTTAAAGAACTATCAGGCATAATCGGCATGTTCGGGAATGTGTTTGGACTCAATTATCTACAAAAACGGGAACAAGAATTGTCATtgagaaatcaaacaaaacGAGCGCTCATTTGAAATGGCGTCATTCAGGTGCGCGCGCGGACAAACAACGAATTTGAATAGTTTATCATTTCAAAACCTCTCTAATCGTCTGttatttttcgttttgttcTAAGAAATGGCTAATAAATAGACTGTATTTACTTCAATGGTGTGTTTTTGGCCAATTTTGAACTCTATTATAGCTTTCtggcttctctctatggagctcTGCACTCAGTTATGTCAAATGACGAGTCCAGCTTGCCTTAGGCAAGTCCCTTATAGTGAGCGTTCGTGTTTAAAGATGTAAAACATTGGATGAATCGGAGATATTTGTACGATAATCTTGATAATCCTGGCGCGGAACAATAAAGAAtgtctgtttatttttcttgagTGATTAGGTAAGACAATAACATAACACTTGTAAACGGGGACGACGTTAAAAACCGCACTCTCACATAAAACATTTTATCGTACGTTTGGTGTATCACTTCTCAGGGATGTCAGTTAGGAGTGATGGGGTATAGACAAATATACAGAGGTTAAGAGCATGGTTATTCCTACGACGAACTGTCATGGTCTGGTTGGGCAAAATCACTACCCGCATCAAGAATGTACCCTCTTTGAGACTATTTATCTAAAAATCATTACGGCTGGGTGTGACATACACTAGAAGGTATTAACCCCTGTCCtagctacggccctgaaaaTATCATCAAAGATAGACATTCACGAGGGTAAGCCCTTGTCTTTTTGGCGCGAAAaaccgcaaagtacgctggatccccAAGCATATCGAGTCAAAGattgttttatatttgtttttaaactaaTAAAGACCATTTTGTACTTTAGGAGTCATGGTGAATACTTGGTGTATGACCCGTGATAGGCAAATCAGCAGGAACGTTCGCTTTGCTTGAAGTTTATCAGAATCAGCAATATATATACTCTCAATATAAGGGCTTGATTAGATAAGAATATATTTTCTGGTTTAAAAAACCCACGGTAATTAGCTTAACCAACAAAACCATAACAGGTAGTAGTTTATTTTGCTggttaaaaaaagttttttagtATTTCGC contains the following coding sequences:
- the LOC5521084 gene encoding uncharacterized protein LOC5521084, with the translated sequence MRLALSLLVCIALFAFTNASPPKKRCCDPGPGCDNPCGAPMGMMQPDPFAMQQPMMAPPPYPMYGQAPDMQMAPPMQMVPPMQMGGDPSCCDPMMTNPCMNPCAPQGSPPPPAAPPIAYNPNPGEITVKLMQTWDPDKFLDENSAGYKLLAGNLVAAVKAALRNYYGRNGGSIQEPVVSNIYFREGYVPGNPSTMPKVVAHFMVNGGSDDASILQKETTPDGSLGDGFKVYRDSFNAY